The proteins below come from a single Tachypleus tridentatus isolate NWPU-2018 chromosome 13, ASM421037v1, whole genome shotgun sequence genomic window:
- the LOC143240985 gene encoding DENN domain-containing protein Crag-like isoform X4, with amino-acid sequence MADSQVVHTTAHGRSANVNNSGSRTFLTCRRASLTGPCNQLVVTDICVILSSKGETRPHAFCVINKMLNKGMHYPYMASFPTGLIQLYV; translated from the exons ATGGCAGACAGTCAAGTAGTCCACACTACTGCACATGGTCGATCTGCTAATGTAAACAATAGTGGGTCCCGAACATTTCTTACTTGTAGACGAGCATCTCTTACTGGTCCATGTAACCAACTGGTTGTGACAGATATCTGTGTTATTCTGTCCAGTAAG ggaGAAACACGACCTCATGCATTCTGTGTAATCAATAAAATGTTGAACAAAGGAATG CATTAtccatatatggcaagtttcccGACTGGCCTGATTCAATTGTATGTCTGA
- the LOC143240985 gene encoding zinc finger protein 862-like isoform X1, with translation MFCSICQEYDQSSGKQKNTFITGSSNLRSSDVKEHENSHAHSLSCQAKTAKETPDLTPTMKELSILNQTEKDHLLVLFRTALYMALNVKPFSDFQELLLLQEHNFCMNLAEHYANDKQAVIFTKYIAETIRINVRSRLHTSLFYGIMTDGSTDVANIEQ, from the coding sequence atgttttgctcaatttgtcaggaatatgaccaaagtagtggaaagcagaagaacaccttcataacaggatcttccaacctgagatCAAGTGatgttaaggagcatgaaaacagtcacgcccacagtctaagttgtcaagctaagacagctaaagaaacacctgatttaactcctACAATGAAAGAATTGAGTATacttaaccagactgagaaagatcatttgcttgtgctgttcaggactgccctttaCATGGCTTTGAATGTCAAACCATTCAGcgattttcaagagcttctgttgctgcaggagcacaactttTGTATGAACTTAgcagaacattatgccaatgacaaacaagcagttatctttacgaaatatattgcagaaacaattagaattaatgtcagatctcgtctgcacacctcattattctaTGGCATTATGACTGACGGCTCAACAGACGTTGCCAACATTGAGCAGTag
- the LOC143240985 gene encoding DENN domain-containing protein Crag-like isoform X3 yields MADSQVVHTTAHGRSANVNNSGSRTFLTCRRASLTGPCNQLVVTDICVILSSKGETRPHAFCVINKMLNKGMVGEITFVFPTFFAVWVKKLSSKFVTSGVMGIQTYDPQIMR; encoded by the exons ATGGCAGACAGTCAAGTAGTCCACACTACTGCACATGGTCGATCTGCTAATGTAAACAATAGTGGGTCCCGAACATTTCTTACTTGTAGACGAGCATCTCTTACTGGTCCATGTAACCAACTGGTTGTGACAGATATCTGTGTTATTCTGTCCAGTAAG ggaGAAACACGACCTCATGCATTCTGTGTAATCAATAAAATGTTGAACAAAGGAATG GTAGGAGAAATAACTTTTGTGTTCCCTACATTTTTTGCTGTATGGGTAAAAAAGCTCAGCAGTAAATTTGTAACatctggtgtgatggggattcaaacctacgaccctcagattatgagatga
- the LOC143240985 gene encoding DENN domain-containing protein Crag-like isoform X2 — protein sequence MADSQVVHTTAHGRSANVNNSGSRTFLTCRRASLTGPCNQLVVTDICVILSSKGETRPHAFCVINKMLNKGMVYLCYKKSMNRPDILCFKPGRRNNFCVPYIFCCMGKKAQQ from the exons ATGGCAGACAGTCAAGTAGTCCACACTACTGCACATGGTCGATCTGCTAATGTAAACAATAGTGGGTCCCGAACATTTCTTACTTGTAGACGAGCATCTCTTACTGGTCCATGTAACCAACTGGTTGTGACAGATATCTGTGTTATTCTGTCCAGTAAG ggaGAAACACGACCTCATGCATTCTGTGTAATCAATAAAATGTTGAACAAAGGAATG GTCTACCTCTGTTATAAAAAGTCAATGAACAGACcagatattttgtgttttaaaccaGGTAGGAGAAATAACTTTTGTGTTCCCTACATTTTTTGCTGTATGGGTAAAAAAGCTCAGCAGTAA
- the LOC143240985 gene encoding DENN domain-containing protein Crag-like isoform X5, whose translation MADSQVVHTTAHGRSANVNNSGSRTFLTCRRASLTGPCNQLVVTDICVILSSKGETRPHAFCVINKMLNKGMVHYKDVISKIVSK comes from the exons ATGGCAGACAGTCAAGTAGTCCACACTACTGCACATGGTCGATCTGCTAATGTAAACAATAGTGGGTCCCGAACATTTCTTACTTGTAGACGAGCATCTCTTACTGGTCCATGTAACCAACTGGTTGTGACAGATATCTGTGTTATTCTGTCCAGTAAG ggaGAAACACGACCTCATGCATTCTGTGTAATCAATAAAATGTTGAACAAAGGAATG GTACACTACAAAGACGTAATTTCCAAAATTGTAAGTAAATAA
- the LOC143236099 gene encoding perilipin-2-like: MTTQYTAAAYDRIKTSNVLAARTLSIAEKTRDVVAGHAHPLLLTLSGQIQLADNLACCGLNILEEKAPLIAKPPEEILKDATELYNSTVQKSFDHYNELKTYGSEKIQQIKDYACLKTLDLSLTLYWKIVSNVLDKALKVAEQQVDYYLPPTENEENVDQKDISVERISGLYSKITGRFYLNAVSKLQNVQIQIWEVVSKLNFTVTLMQYIREKSNIMSLTKDSLQKNVYWLWEELNKETDPDTKPATIGEQVLYLARQLTRQLVTSYNSLFPLSQFLPTALQDDFESAQNYSLHVYEQLHQAKDFNEMTSIMITELKQNVLYLEMTILDLLNHTFLQNWLLKQQKRETSVSAYLE; this comes from the exons ATGACTACTCAGTATACTGCAGCCGCTTACGACCGCATTAAAACATCTAATGTCTTAGCAGCCCGTACTTTATCCATAGCTGAAAAGACTCGTGATGTTGTTGCTGGACACGCACATCCACTCTTACTGACTCTTTCTGGGCAGA TTCAACTGGCTGATAACTTAGCCTGTTGTGGCTTAAATATCTTGGAAGAAAAGGCACCACTTATTGCCAAACCACCTGAGGAG ATATTAAAAGATGCTACAGAACTGTACAACTCCACCGTACAGAAGAGTTTTGACCATTACAATGAACTTAAAACTTATGGAAGTGAGAag attcAACAAATAAAGGACTATGCTTGTCTAAAGACACTTGACCTTTCACTCACACTTTACTGGAAAATTGTATCTAATGTATTGGATAAAGCTTTAAAAGTAGCTGAACAACAGGTAGACTATTACCTTCCCCCTACTGAAAATGAAG AGAATGTTGATCAGAAAGATATTTCTGTTGAAAGAATTAGTGGTCTCTACAGTAAAATCACAGGACGCTTCTACCTTAATGCTGTATCGAAACTTCAAAATGTCCAGATACAAATTTGGGAAGTTGTATCTAAATTGAACTTCACTGTAACCCTG ATGCAATATATCAGAGAAAAGTCCAATATTATGAGCTTGACAAAGGATTCTCTTCAAAAGAATGTTTACTGGTTGTGGGAAGagttaaacaaagaaactgatCCCGATACTAAACCTGCT actATAGGTGAACAAGTTCTTTATCTTGCTAGACAACTAACAAGACAGCTTGTGACCTCATACAATAGCCTATTTCCCTTATCTCAATTCTTGCCAACTGCTTTACAAGATGACTTTGAATCTGCCCAGAATTATTCTTTACATGTGTATGAACAGCTACATCAA GCAAAAGATTTCAATGAGATGACTTCTATAATGATCACAGAGTTGAAACAAAATGTGCTATACCTTGAAATGACCATCCTGGATTTACTTAATCATACATTCCTACAAAACTG GCTTCTGAAACAGCAAAAGAGAGAGACGAGTGTATCAGCTTATTTGGAATGA